Below is a window of Conger conger chromosome 16, fConCon1.1, whole genome shotgun sequence DNA.
CACCCTTTTTGCACtctaaatatgaaatgaaatatgagCTGAAGAGGCTAAGATGCGGAGGGACAAGAGGTGACAGGTGATGTGACCACAGCATTTATGTACTTTGAGGTCGCACTGTGCAATAACCACAGAAGAACTTGCAGTACGGTAGGTGGTTCTGACCCTTGACCCTTTGAGCTTGTTATGGCACACAACAGCCCTCACCAGAAGTCTGTACTACCAGTAGTACTAGTAATTGTGATTTAAACATTTGCTGTTGaaatttaatacaaaatgtttttacccATACAGAAAACACTGACAGACAAGGGGAGATTCCAACACGTTCGATCTTTCTTTCGCTTTACTGAGGTGAACATCTGCTCACCATTTTCCTGTCAACAAGGTGttttacagcagcagcagcagcagtagttgtGGCAGTAGTAACAATAGTATAAGCGTTAGTAATCactgtagtagtagtaatagtattaGTAGGTACAGCACTGGTAGTGGCATCAAAAATGATAAGCCAGGGAATGTCTCATTGACTCAAGTAGGTCACAGAGTTAAGACGTCATTAATGCTGAGAAAACAGAGCAAGAGTTGGAAATGAATCAGTATCGCAATATTATGTGTAAGTGCGTTTAAGTGTGCCCATTTTTTGACGACAGCAGTGACTCTCACCGCCTGAAATAACGTCTGGTCCTCTGGAAAAGCAAAGAGAACAACCGTGGGCCATTATCTGTAACGGTATTGAGACGCGTGGGCCTGAGGAaaaggacagacagactgacagaaaggtgacagtaacgcaaataaccacacattacaacagtagtatgcagaagagcatctctaaacacacaatgcatcaataagtggataggctacagcagtaaaagtctaaaaaataaatctaataaatgcccaataaagtgcttggtgggTGTATATTCCCTTCTTTAACTATCTAAATGTTTCAAtttgagaggggaggggggtagtaGTTACTTCAGAACTACTTACTGAGCTGGTTTTTATAGGGAGTGAGAGACTGCAGGATGGAAGTGGAGGAAGGGTGGACAGGGAAAATGGGTGGGAAAAAAGGACTGTTTTAATAGCAGGCTGACAGTAAAAGGGACTACTCAAACACAAAATTCTCCCCTATTCAGAAggagaatgtttttatttctcttttgttGGTTCTAAAGACATGTTCGCTTAATAAAATGAGGGACATGGGAGGAATGTAATGGTTTTTCTTTCATAAATAACACCACAGTAGGGTGATGCAATGCTTTTGGAAGCCAAAGGCCTAGATTAAATTTTTAAAAGACTTATtgaacaaagcaaaaacaaaacatttgctCTTTCCTCCATGAGCACAAGCTAGAATGTAAAGATTATTTTATCTGGGGATTATCGATTTGGGATTAACTGCACTCACTGGCTGCTTTGTACAATTGTGTATGGGCTTGTCACGCAAGGTGACGCTTATGGCGTCACAGGATCCCGTTATTAAAGCACACGCTCTCCAGTTAAGCTTTTGCACCTGCTTCCAGTGCCTTTCTAGCAGAAGATTGTGTGTCGCTGTATTAGCCTTATATAACAATAATGAGCATGTTCGTCCACTCCATTCACAGCCCATTCATCTACGACAGGGTGTggattttatttctctctctgtgcatgcatgtgattTGCCTGCGTGTGAACACATTATGGCCAACTCACAAGAAAGTAAGATGTATGTGAAGAGAAGCTCAAGGTTAAGTATAATGGTGGCCTTCTGGAATATTTTATATTGGTTTGCATATAGATGCATatatgagagaaaaaagaaaacaacacaagACAGGGtttcattttgtaaaaatagtgctttttaatataaattattgaaatgtcttataaatataaatatgtgcaaagagtttttcttgtttgttggTTGTTGTTTTCTTCAGATATTCAAGCCTACACAGCCAGTTACCTGGCCAAATATTAAGATGGAAACATCTTTATAAAAGACACAACGGAGACATGTATTCTGGTCTCAGGTCTTCACACATGTAAACAtggtcttttaaaaaataataataatcaaaaaaaCAGGTGAAACCATGGTCCCTTCCACTGATAGCGAGGAAGAGGGATTTCCTTTTGTCATTACATTCATTAGCAAGAAGAGTCTGCAGTTCTGCTCAGGGAAGGAAAGCGGACCTTGTTCCGGCTTGTTCTCTGCCCTGGATGGAGGTtgtgagctgacctgggctgccATTTTCGCCTTCTCTTTGTGAACCCAGTAAGGGCCCCAAGTCCCAGCAACCAATGAAACACTCACAGGAAGCACCACTCGACTAACAAGCTAAAACTGGATGGGTTCTAACTAATCTGGCGGAGGCCACTTCCATTTGGCAGGGGTGTCATGGTGTCAGATTTGAACCCTGCCCGAGACCACACGGCCCCTTTCCATCCACAGTTCAATTTTCTCGTCTCTGCTCCTAATGCCTCTGTGTACAGATGATCCCGCATCATTTAGTTACTCGTTTCCAACAAAAGACCCAAATGTTTACTTTGGAAAGCGCTGTAAATTTCCATTCGGCTTCCCGGAAAGAGGGGGCAATTTACTGGCAGCGTCCTCGGCAAGATGCATCTGCCACCCGTCTGTCTAATGTTTCCAGTCTTTATTCTTTCTCAGTTTAAGCGAGGCAATGTTTCAGGCACCTACTGAGAACCTTGGGTGCCAGGCGTGCATGAATGGTGAGGGGGCCATTGCACTTGGCTAGCAGCAGTGGAAATGCTGGAGGCGTGACAGACGGTCTGCCCGTTGGGCCGGGCTCCAAATACGGAGCAGCTGGCTTACAGGAAGAGTCAGGGGAGTCGGTCAACACCGAGCGGGAAAAGGAAACCAGAGAAGCCCGCCCGAGCGACCCAGAAGTCCGCAATGCTGCGTTCGACCTCCGGCAAGACTGTGGAGAGGCGGATTACTTCGGCAGGTGTCTCTGCCCTCCTCCGGAGCCGGGATGCGCCCGACCCACGTTCCAAGGCCGACAGGCCCGGTCAACGGCGTTCCTCTTTCAGGTCCCCGTTCTCACGGCGAACACGAGCTTCCgtcccccgggggggggggcagctcaTCCGCTCCCAGCGATGGGACCGTCGTCCGAAAGAAAGCGCCACGTTGGCGAGCGCGCGTCAGGACAGGCGTCATCAGACGCCGTCGACCCGCCGTCTTCTCGCCTCGACTGCTCAGAGCGACAAGCAGGGGGGGCAGAGGGTCCTTAGATGGGCGAGTCGTACTCCTGGAGGAACTCTTTCAGCGGGTGGGGCAGCTGGTCTCTCTTGGTGGAAATGTCCAGGTGACCGTTGACCGTCTTCCTGCAGAGGTGCTGCAAGGAGGACATCCCAGAAGACAGGGGGCGCAAGAGCTCCAGGGGGATCTTGTCCCCAGCCGAGTGGATGAAGTAGGTGGCGCGGGACCCGTTCCCACTGGACGGCGCTCCCTTAGGGGGCATGTAGTGGTGCACCAGCTTGAGCACGCAGTCGAAGCGGGGCACCGACTGCGCACTCTTGGGGTCCGTCTGCAGGAAGAAGGAGCAGCTGTCGCACTGGATGCGGAGGTTCTTGGTGCCTGACGCCGTCTTGACGCTGAGGGTGAAGAAGTGGCGGTTGTCGGAACTGTCGCGGATGAGGAAGGTGCCAGAAGGTTCGGCGCTCAGCAGGCCGTTGGCCTCCTTGCCGCTGATGGTTCCCCAGTAGAAGCCGCTCTCCTGGAGCTTGCGTACGGCGCCCAGAATTAGCTGGTGCTGCACCTTGGAGCTGAAGGTCTTGTAGCGGTAGGACGGCAGCCGCATGCTGGCTTCGAAGGGGCAGCTGCTCATCGCGGAGTCAAACTTGCTGTGGGTTACCATGGCGCTGCACCCGCGCCTCAGACTACCTGGCCAAGGCCCCGCAGAGTCCGAAAAATGGCTGGTTAGGTGTCGGGCTAGAACGTCCCGGGAGAACGAAGAAGGATGCTCTGGATCTCTGTCTCCACTTGAACATCCAGAGTCCTCTTTCACCTGGAGTGGAGGCAGCTGCAGacagaagagagaataaacatTAGCataagcttttatttttatattttttaatcatcaAAGATGAAACTATATCACAATGCTAGAAGCTCTTCTTGATAGCCCTTTCCCTTTCTTAATGCGTGCAACAAAAGATTACAAAGTTGCctacacagacaagcacaaatTTCCCAGACACTAACGTGGTATCCTTTTTCATACCGAAGACATCATCAAAGACGCAATCGAAAGTTTATTTATAGCCAGTTCAAACAAATTCTGCTTAGAGCCAACAAACGAATCTGATACTCTCAGTCTTCGATCCTCGGGGCTCCCAGAAACGGGTTATGAATGCTGAggttatttcaaataatctAATTCATCACAAGCCAAGCGTTCCCTTTCTCTTGTTACTGTGTAAAAAAATACCCCCTCTTCGGCGAATAATGCTGAATTGTTTGTGCGGAACGGTGCCGTCTCTGTCTGAGGCTTGTGAATGGCTCTGGCAAGCGCACCAGTGCCGGTAAATCATTGTCCGACTGTGACTGGAAGTGTAATCTGGGACAGAATGACCCTCCTTCAAGAGGGGCCCCATTTCCCCCTGCTGCTCAAGACTGCTGCCTGTAACTTGTTATTACTCGTCGAAGTTCAGTTTTATCGCTTTGTGAATGAAGCCGAACGGCAATGATCCCGTTTAGCGAATGTTATTTATCAGTCATCAAGCACTCCGCTACTTCCAATATTGCATGCTCTTGTTATCGCTTAAAGAAAGCATTCTCTTGAAAAAATAGCCCTTTTGCACACCAGGTCCTTCAAATTAATTTTGCCATCAGTTTCTAATAAAGCAATGCAGCTCTCCATCTAATGATTTACCCATTCGGGCAATATTGGGTCCGTTTACATGTTAGAGAcacaaaacatgtaaacattAGAACATTCCTCGCATATCTAATTGACACCTAACTTAAAGCTTTCCATTTGCAGGACAGCATAATGTAATCAGACAAAGTAGTAGTAGCAAAATACCTTGAAAATGATCTTTTTCCCGATCTGGAACTTTTCTTCTCGTGATTCTTAAAATCCAAAATGCTCTTTTCCTTAGCAAATTGTTCGACTGAATCCCAGCAGAATTTAACTCCCGTCTGTATAGGACAGTGTTTCGGTTGACCAGAGGACAGTGAGATTGTGGAGAACTTGGAAGAGTGGCAGTCGCTTGGCTAATGTTTCATTAACCGAGCTCTGATCTCCGTCAGCAAAGGCTCAGTAATGCCACAGGCTTGGAGTGAGTGCAGTTCATAATGTGTGTaaggctcctccccctctccccccgaaGGCCTTCCAGTAACAGAAAAATCCGGCAGGGCGCTTCCTGTAAAGTCAAGAAATTGAGTCGCTctcgcatgcatgcacacgttTGGCAGATTGCCAATGGTAAtgatgactttttttttcttttctttttttccattcaatTCCTGGtctttccctccccctattCTTCTAAACaaggtggaaaaaaatgttatgaatCTGCACCTTAGCATAAGGTGTTCTATAAATGCAATTGAGTCAACGCGTGTTCATTAGTGCTGTTATCTTTGTATTATTATGCTCTCTATATTAAGACGATAACCAAATAGTCTATTACAGGACATAATTGTTTTTTGCATTCTCGATTTTTTCCATCACATGTAGCCTATCGCTTCCTCTTGTCCTCTTGTTTTCCGTATATTTATGTCGTTCTTTCTACGTTTACTGGTAAGGTCATTTCTTATTTAACATTAAAAACCTACCCTATAAACCGGTTGCGTGCGAGAAGACTGCTCTCACGCCCCCTACTGGAAAGCACTGACATTACGTCCAGGCTAATCGTCCCAGTCTGTAGGCCTACCTCAAAGGTTATAACACACTGCTCCAAACCGCAAAGTTTGCACTCTCTTTTGTcatgaataaaattaaaaaagaaatgttttacTTATAATTGCAAATATGTGCTACATATAGAGACCACAAAACGCAGTGATTCCTCATAATACGTGAAGTCAGTCAAACCAGAAGGGCCGTTTGAGATTGAATTAAACCGTTAATAACGGTCTAAAACCTTGCCGATTCTGTTGATGAAAGCAGGGGAAATGGGTTACGAGTTGTAAGGTGTTGTAAGTTGTCTGGTTCAAGTGAAGAACTACACATCTATCATGTACTGTACGATGTGCCAATGGCTAAACAGCGCCCTCACGCTGATCCAGCAGGTACACCATACACCTCGGCGCACCCAGAACCAATTTTAACAGCTGCGGATAAatggatttattattatttagtaacATTGGACTACGCTCAGGTCATTTTATTTCACTAAATAATGTCAATAATTTCATGTACGGTACGGATGGTTTTAAATAATTTGCTGTTATTTAATTTACCAGCAACTTTCACTACCCTAACTCGCTAAACTAGAAATGCGAATGACATCCATGCGTGCATATGTTTACTTAAAGACTGCGGAAATAGTTACCGAAATTTCTGTTGCTCAGCTTCCCGCCTTGCTACAGTAATGCTCGTTATCATCATTTTCCTGTTAATATCAAGTCACTGCCGAGTTCTCACTAAAGATAAAGGTAGCTCTACAGAACTGATAATGTAACCACAATGAAATCCCTTCTAAATTTAAGCTAACTTTCTATATACATTTCATACACATTCTGTAGAaacacacatccccacacacaatacacacacaatgtagcTCTCTCTTAatgccacacatacacacacacacaatacacacacacaatgtagctctctctctgccacacacagacacacacacaatacacatacgATGTAGCTCTCTCTCAAAgccacacagatatacacacacacaatgcacacacgaTGTAGCTCTCTCTttgctacacacatacacacacacacacaatgtagctctctctctgccacacacacatacacactcacacacacacacatgatgtagctctctctctgccacacacacatacacactcacacacacacacacacacacgatgtaGCTctctctgcaacacacacatacacacacacacatgatgtagctctctctctgccacacacacatacacactcacacagacttaACCACTTGTTTGCTGACTCAGCCCTGCTGGGTCATAAACTGGGAGGACTGAGGCCAGCTTAATGCTGCCATTATCATTAGTGGTCACAGCTGCCATACATACCAGCTGCATTACCTGCTCCCCTCCAAATTCTCCCCAATTAATTGCAGGGCATAGCTAAACTGGCCAATGGGATGTGtgtgattttgtattttttaggaAGGGGGGCACGGTTATAGAAAGGCAggtgggcgcacacacacacattcggaTGCAGACCGGTCTGTAGTGTGCCTCTGAGAGCCCCCGTCGGCTCCTGATCCCCCCTGCGCACCCCGGGGGAGTCAGGCTCAGCAGGCGGCTCTCGTGTGGTCGGAGAGGGCCAGCTGTGGCGTCGGCAGAGGGCAGATTCTCCCGCGTGActcagggagagggaggcagcAGCAGCCGCATCGGAGCTCTTCTGGTTTCCTGAAAGAGCCCACGGCGTCATCGCAGTCACACGCAGGTGGGAACTGGGAACTGTGGGAGCTCTGGGAAGGCTTGATAAATCCGCTTGTCTGGGAAAGGCGGAGAGTTCTCGGGGGTGACGTGTCCTAACGGACGGagaggcagacacacaggctCCACGAGTGATGCACGTCTCAATCAATATGCCCTGTCAGTGAATACGCGCCGTCATTTTTTAACAGGATAATCCATTGTTCCTTGTGATTTTCTTCCCCGGAAGTACACCTCGAGTGCTCCATCTCTGATTGACTCCTGCTCAAGGTTTCCAAGGCTACTCTGGCACACTTACAAttaaattcccccccccccccaagatcTGACATTTGGGGGAAAATCACCCCAGTAAGGGAAATCTAGACCTCTGTGCCTCTATGAGTGGTCACTAGCCCACTAGAAGGggggttaaaaataaaagaaagaaaaaataaaaacttccaAAGTCCACACTATAGTCGCTCAGAGGGCAGCCAATTTACCCTGTAATGCTACATATGGGTATTTATCTGATCTTCTATTTATCTGCAATATTCTGGCTTTCTCTTTATCAGGTTAAATGCTAAGTAAATGATACTATATTAACAACAAGACTGGATTCAGTTATCAATAGTGCACATCGATGTCTGCTTTGGTAGAAAGAAACATGTTCCTGCAGAAATGTTACTCTGTACCACATAAGAAGGTGAGGTTACGACAAGCaacataaaaagtaaataaatatataaactaaCATATAAAATTACAAATACACTATGTATGGATAACAATGCCTGTTTATGATGGAAAAGGGTTTAGGAAGTGCACAGAAAATGCATACAATACATATggtaattattatattatattataacaaACATTGTTGATATGGCAATGCCAGTATGGAGTATTATACACACCAGTGTAGATGACCAGCAGGACGAGACTACTGTCATCTCTGAACATAAAAAGCATTCCAACTTCCTTACCAGAAGCCTGCATTTGAGACAATGTGGCAGTTGTCGCACCCAACTCTAgatcacactgacactcacactcacacacacacacacacacacgcacacacagccttaGGAATGCatgcaaatatgcacacaaTTAAACATGGCCACATAGACTCTCAGCCCACAgacctacacacgcacacacacaggcccttaAGAACGTACATATGTATATGCcaaaacatatacacatagaCTCACAGGCCAGACACATTGGCCTACgcaaacatactgtaaacacacacacaaacacacagctgaaTCTGCAGTAGCATTAACTGGAATACCACAAAAATACTTGATTCAGAGAGCATTTAAATGGCAATTTCTGCAGTATTGTAGTTTACACCCATCATTGGAACTCTGGTGCATTTTCAGCAAGTTCACCACAAATCACAATGGTCAACACATAGCCTAGGACAAAACATATATAAGGACAATGTGCTTATCTTGGTGCCACAGACAAAGTTCTAGGGCagcggtctccaaccctggtcctggagagctacagggtctgctggttttcgttgttacccTGCACTTAAGTATAATCAACTagtctaattgattaattaactcgcctcacctggttacctggatctaaacaggtgctgattttaacgtgaaaacaaaaaccagcaggcccagtagctctccaggaccagggttggagacccctgttcTAGGGGGTACCTGTTAAGTCTGCCCTCAGTGTGAAGAGAAGACCACCGTACCCACCTCCCACACCCTACACAACATGATTACCAGAACCAAACAGGGAATTCAGGTAATTTCCTCATTGTTATAAAGTAAATAGAGTGATGCATAGGACTTACCACCACTGAGAGGCTAacttggtgtgtgtgcatgttgtcaagggtcattatgtgtgtgtcagaaagGCTAGCCTGGTGTGTGTAATCTCTCTATGGGTGTGTGTCAGCCTAGTTTGGTGTGTGAATCATTATCAGCATGCCGGTAACACATGAAATTAAATTCTCAGTGGCAAATGGGAAATCAGTTAGCACTCGAAGGCCTAGCAGCCTTTGGACAGAGGTCTGGATGAGTTAAGAGACACACATAAATAACACAGCACTCTGTGGAATATTTGGTTGCACATCCCTGATAATGGGATGTCTAATTAATATGTCCGTTCTGGGAACGTAACAGTGGCAAGGAAGCCATTTCTGTGCGAAATATCTGTGATTTGATGGGACTAACTGATTAGAAAGATTCCTAGGAATAATTCCACTTAATTCTGAGAAACCTTAATGAAATTGGGTAAGTTTGTATAAAAAAACTAATTGGTATGTACCAGGGGGAAAACAAACAGTGCATTCATTCTCCCATGAGGCAAGTTTACAGTAAATAACCCTTCCAAGCATTTCCTTTGAAGAATGGGGAATGTGCTGGCCAGAGTAATTTGTGGAAAAGGGGCTCGTAGTAATGTTTAAAacgatttgtttttattaaattatttatttgattgttCAATTGTGTATTTTCGTTCAAACTTGAAACCGACTTTGCCTGTGGCACATGGTCTCCGGTTAACCACGCCTACCCATTCCCGCGCACGGTAGAGGAAAAACAAAGTTCAGCCGTGGACAAATACGGAACTGCTGACCGACCTCCGGGATTTACCATGAGAGAGTCATGCTGAGAAGGCTTTTTTTTATCTGAATGAGCTGTGAAATAACATTGCCGGGTGTTGCCATCTCCTGCACATAAGGATAAAATGTTAGGGTCATTACTCTCTTTGTGTCCGATGGGGTATACGGCCTTGTGAACGATGTGATGGAattagttttatgttttttttgtggaaaatttgTGTGCAGTTGGTCTAAAACTGAATGTTCCTGGATTATACCATTAGAGCAGGGTGGATGTGggtacaggtttttgttttagcccagcactaagacagctgattctacttgACTAAAAACCATGATTAGTTAATAAGTTGAATCTCTTTGTCGTCGTCCTGAgctaaaaattaaataaataaataaataaaaacctacagTAAGGGAAGTGGAAGAAGAATTTTCAGAAGTGACTGCTGTAATAATACTATTAGGGGTGCATTCTGTCTACATCTCTATCCATATTTGGATAGAAACCAAAAAGTGGATGTGGCACAAACTGAAATGTCAGTTTACTAGCCTGAGTTTCATTCAGCCAGAAAACCTTTTGCATATTTCTTACCCCAAACATTTGATTACAAAAAAAGGACTTTCTGCAATGGCCAggttatatataaataaaatatttatatatgagTAACACTTAATTCTTGTTTTGCTGTGCTTCATTTTACTGAGATTGTCTGCATTCTGTAAAACTGGTTTTCTAGGTTGGTCTGCCCTTCTCACTCAGAACCGGTCTCTGCATGGCCCTGTACTGACCCCTGGTGAGTGGAGTGCCTTCCTGGGGTCCTTCTTACAAACAATTTTTAATTTTCACAACTGTAAAATTGTCATTGTCCTCTCATAAACACAAACCAGGTATTGTCACAGATTGCAAGTGGCACGTCCAATAGCCTAAACCACCTTACTTTTGCCAGAAAGAATGTTCTGAATGGCACAAAACGGCATAGTTCTCTTTAAGATCTGTACACTAGGcctcaaataaaaacacagggcACTAATTCAAAGGCAGATTCAAAGATGCACATGGCGATCTGCAACTCTTCAGTCCTATTCATATATAATATAGCCACTGCGATATACAGCAGTAGAGGTCTGTATTCAAGTAGACATGGCGACATATGGTTACaactaaaaaaatacaaagcgCAGGTAACACGGCAGTCAACCACACAGGTAACGGCAGGTGACGTAGGCAGTCAAGCACAGATGTGCCAAAATGGCATTAGCAATTTTAATCAAGTCTCTTTAACCAAATTTGAAGTAAATAAAAGCCAATTATGGATGTTTCACTCACCAAGGTATTTAGGGTCTCTCTGGTTTGATATAGGCTACTCCATGCGTTAATTCAACATAAAAAACTGTTCTGTGCGCTAGCGCTACCAGCAACGTGGTCTTTTTCATGGCTTCACAATAGCCATACTAGGAGGAAGGAACATAACGAGGAAAATACGTTGTAGGCAACTTGAACTTTGGGTGCAATTAAGCCTTGTTCTCTAGCTCTATATGTTTTACCGCCCCGATCAGTACTATCTATACAACTTAATTTAACCTTTACCTCGAAAAATAGCTAGCTGGAGCATGCCACATTGGCCTGAGACGGATACACATCATCAAATAGACcggatctttttttatttaaaatgaatggtGAACATTAGGAaatcttgtaaaaaaaaatgaaagttaattttttcatcattttcagAAGGCTATTGGCTATTGATAAGATATCAAAATTAATTGtaaacaaacatatttacacctactactgtaaataaataaacaaatacaattttatattcatacagtatatatgacaTGTTCTGGTATTTAAGACatataattcataataaatacatattttaataaaacttAGGGGACTGTTAGTGGCATCCCTACAGTATATTCCCCTAGCTCAACTATTTGAGAGCACTTCACACATTGTAATCACATGCACAGTGTTTGCATTAGCAACCTTATTGCTCAGGTGCAGGTAGTTTAATCCTCATGGTATGCCCACATGACACCAACAGGCttatttatttctaaatttATCAGGGGAAATCCTTTCTATGATCCTATTGTTAGCTGAAGGTAAGGAAGAAGATGATAGTCAATGTGACAGtgcagtttcttttcttttgagagagagatgcatGTTTACATACCATACACATTTTCTCGTAGCTACATTACCTCTCTTACTGTAATATGTTACCATAACATGACAGACATGTTTCTCTTCTTTCACatcataaaaacacaataacccAGACCCATGTCTAGTGACAATGACAATCATTACTATCAGAATGGCATTAATGAAAGATGGGTGTCACCCACATTTTTTGGCTCTTGCGTAATTTCATGGGAATAGTGTGTGGCGGGGTAGGCAGCCATAcagaaatgaattattttttcttttttaagtggATGCCTTTGTCCAAATTTGACATATTAAATACAATCCTaccacccctctcccaccctTTCCGTATGAGGCATTGTTCCCAAAAGAGGCAACCATAGCAGCATATTACTTTCCCCAGGGATTTGGACCCATAAGCCACTGTTCAGTTATTAAAGGTTCAACAAATATCAAAGGAGTTTTTCCACCCCACCAATATTTTCAAGTCTTCCCTGCAATGCAGAAACCAGTTTCTATAGGAAGAAGCTCATGTGAGAAAGTACAAAATGTTATCTGGACCCCCTTCTATTCAGGTGGGTCTTATTTGATTGTAATCTTTCT
It encodes the following:
- the socs3b gene encoding suppressor of cytokine signaling 3b, encoding MVTHSKFDSAMSSCPFEASMRLPSYRYKTFSSKVQHQLILGAVRKLQESGFYWGTISGKEANGLLSAEPSGTFLIRDSSDNRHFFTLSVKTASGTKNLRIQCDSCSFFLQTDPKSAQSVPRFDCVLKLVHHYMPPKGAPSSGNGSRATYFIHSAGDKIPLELLRPLSSGMSSLQHLCRKTVNGHLDISTKRDQLPHPLKEFLQEYDSPI